In Saprospiraceae bacterium, the sequence TATGTCCGCCTGCAAATTGTATTGATAAGAGCCCAATAAGACGCCCTGATCCAGTTGCATCACCACAGTATCTATGATACCTCTGCCAGGTCTTTCTATAATTAATTTTGGTTCCAGTCCATCTGCATTTTGATCTTGGGTGATCAGCTTGAGGAGCAGGGCATGTTTGTTTCTTTTGGCGAGAAAATAATTTTTAGTAACGACCGGATCGGGGTCTATCCATAATATATTTAGTTTGTCAGGGTCAAACGATTTGAGCGCTGAGCTGACAGTGCCATGTTCGAGTTTCCAGGTGTTTTGCTTTAAGAAAAATGAATCCAGTGGGAGCTTTTTGTAATCTTCCGATGCCAGTGGTGAGATGGAACCGGTTTGTTCAAAAGATTTGGAGGCAAGTTTTTCAGCGATTAAGACCGTAGTCTGTTCTTTGCGGGCTTTGACCCAGGGATCCAAAAGTTCTTTTACCGGAAGCGTCGTAACGCCGGAAAATATCTGTGCCTGATATTGCGCCATGACTTTTAAAACTACAGAATCGGTAGTAAGAATTTCCTGGGGCCTGAGCTCAATCATGGTGGTGACAGACTCCTTGGATTTTATAGACAGCAGCGTATCGGCTATAGTATAAGGTATCTCCTCTTGCAAGATGATATTTGGCTTGATATCAGACAAATTGCCACTGCTGATGTTTTTAATACTCAAAGGCACAGAGATGACCGGAAGGCCATGATCCAGCGTTTTCCTCAGCACCGGAACACCAAAAGCAAACTGAATCCTGGATTGGTCGGAAGGTAAAAACTCAACGGTCTTTTCGATAGAATCCAATCTTTGGTTTTTGCCATCCAGCAAGATTATTTTGACTTGATGGGATCCTATGAGCTCAGACTCTCTGTAATAAGGTATATTGAACACATCCTCTTGAAGGGACGGATTTAGAAATACATCGTAGGCTACTTTTTCTCCGTCGATATAAACTATGAATTTGGGAAATCCGGCTATCCGGTCTTTTGTTCTTTGATAGGACAATTGAAAAGTGGAAGATTCGGTATATCCTATCTTACCATCACCGTTCTCGTCCAGCACCTTTAATTCTTGCATGCGTAGACCCGGCACCATCATCTCTGATTGATCTTCGATGGTGGGGATTTCCATGACCCAGGCATCCTGGCGATCTGCTTCCCCTGATGTAGTAAAAGCTCCCAGGATCAACCTCTGATCGCTGGATAATATCATGCTGGTGATTTCATTATTTTGTTTTCCTCCCCATAAATATTGATCTCCTATAGGCTTTAATGATGAGGCATCTATCTGGACCATCCAGGCTTTAGATCTTTTAGCTCCACCACGGAGATGAGAGTAGGTCTTGCCTCCGATGTAAGCTTTATCATCAGGTGTCAGGACAAAGGAGGTAAATACATCATCATACCGCCCTCCGAGATTGGTCTTGGCCTGTATAGCCCCATCTTTAAGGCTGATCTTCATGATATATGCATCTTCACGCGTGCGAGCGTCATTATAAGATCCACCTAACCAGGCCACCCAATTATTTTCAAGTGCGATCGCTTTGGCAGCTCCATAATATTTTTGGCCTTTTTTAGCCCAGAGTTGCACACCACGGTCGTTGTATAAGGCGTACCAGGCTAAATCATCAGCCAAAGCCACTCCTGCCACCAGGAAGGTAGAATCAGAAACCGCCTGTATGGTATTTAATTCGACTGATGCAGGGATGATATTAAGCCATTCAATAGAATCATTATGATATTGCGCTATGACAGCTTTTCCATTGTCTTGTCCGATTACTATTGATTGCCGTGGTCTTAATTCTATTATGTCTTTGTAATACCCGTCCATAGTAGATGCGATCACAGAGTATACTGGGTTGCCGTTTTGATCGATTTTTCTTAAGGTGGGAATTTTATGGGTTTTAAAATTCCCTGCAATCTGTACATATCCAACATAGATTAGTCTGCCATCATAGGTACCCGTCAAACCAAGAGCCCGGTCATCTTGTTCTGATCCAAAATTTCTTTCTACGATTTTCTTTCCATCGGCATCCACAATAAAATAATATTGGTCTTCCTTTTTGTACAATTTGGAGGTAGTGAAACCCACGGCGGCGATTCGGCCATCCGGAAGCTGAGTGATATCCATGATTTCCTCCTGACCTCCGCCTCCCAATAAACTAGACCAATCGAGCACCGGAGTTTGGTACACCTGGGCGCGCGCGATGAACGGCAAAATGCAGCAAATGATTATCAATAATCTCATAGCGAGTGGTCAAATTTAACGAGAATACTCTGTATGTGCTGATACCATAATGATCTATGGCAAAATAAACCCGAGCCCCAAACTATAATCAATGAATGCAGAGTAAATTTTTACTTATTCTTCTTGAACCAGAGACGGCGGTGATTATATACCTGCCTGATATCCAATCGCTTGTATTTATAGTAGCCTGAGTTTGACCTGGTGTCAATGTTTGAACTGAGACTGTCCTGCCATTTTGATCTGTAATTCGAATGGAAGTAGGGAGATTATCCGGCACATTGTTATTTAAAGTAAGGTGTAGTACTTCTGATACCGGGTTGGGATACATGGATAATTCTATAAAGGAGGCCGCAATCACTTTATGCGTCAATGCAGGCTTAATTTCCATTTTTATATCAAAATACCATCCTTGTTGGTGAATACCTTCCGGATTGATAGCATTTGGATCAATCGTAAATAGGTTTTTAGCATTCATCGCTTTGGTTGTTTTGAAGCGTATTAATAACAAAGTATCATTATCTTTTACAAATCGGCCACCATTTGACCTGGAGTCGTACCATAGTGTCCTGAGCACATGGTCATTGATTGAATAATTGCTTACAGTAAAATCCGGCAGAGCAGGCGCCATCACCTGTTCAAGTTGGATATCAGGGTTCAGATTTAATGCAAATTGGAAAGCAGAGATATTATTAAACTGCCTGGTATAGACAGGCAAAGTGTATTCCGTGTTGGCCATTAAATTTTGGTCTTGCAAAGCAAGTATAAAATAGGTGGCTGCTCTGGACTCCAGGGAAGGAGTCAGCTGTCCGGTCCAATCCAAACTGACATCTCCAGTCTTGATACCGATAAAATCAAGTGTTATTTTATTCGATTTCAGGTTTGGCAAAGAATAGGCTATGGGATAATTCTCAGCCAGCGGGTTGAGCGGGTTTTTGAATTTATAATCTTTTGGGATAAATTGCCATACAGGAGTTTTGCCAAAATTTGGCACGAACCCCAGGATCAAATCCCTGATCAGTACCATATCCTGGACGCTAATCGTCAAGTCACCATTGACATCTGCGGCAATAATCTGGTATGGAGTTGGCAATAATTGAATCTGGAGCAAATGTTTTTTGATTAATACTATATCCATGACACTAAGGCCACTAGCATACGAATCAAACTTAGAAGCACTCACTGTATAGTTGATACCGGGTATAAGATCTTTGATCAGGTAGCGGCCACTCAGGTCAGTCAATGCGGTTGATTGATTGGCGCTTACTAAGGTGTTGGGGATTGGTGTGTTATTGGCAAGTATGACTTTACCAGAACATTCTACCAGGTTTTGAATACATACCTTACCATCTATCAAGGCCGGTCTGATAGGATCACCTAGCGGGGTGGAGCTTATAAATTCAATTGTTAAAAAAGAGTCATCAAATCGAATATCAGTGCATTGGCCGTGTTCACCCGTCAAGGTCACATAAAGGCTAAATATTTTTCTCCGCCCATTAAAAGAAAGCCCCGACTGTAACGGGCTAAACCACACTACCCCTACCCGATTGTCATTCTTCACCTGTATGTCATTTCTATTTAAATCATTAAGTCCAAGATTGCCTACGGAGTCGATCCTGAAAAGGGATGGATTGGAGAATGACATAGAAAATTGAAAACCCAGGATATTGTAAAAGTCAGATGCGTATACCGGTATCTCTATGGATTGGCCCTTAAATCCTTCGATCATAGTGGTCTCCAGGGTGAGTTGGTTGTTGTACAATTCCAGGACGAACACATTATTTAGTTCAGCACACTCATTCAATTTATTTAAAGGATCAATCTTGATGATCAAAAATCGATATCCTGTGGCCACCACGGAATCTTTATTGACGATACTAAATACTTCGCCCGGTTTAATGACCGTCAAGGGTGACACTCCCAATAGTACATCCTGTATCCTTTTATCTTGTGCATCAATCACCTGGTCATTGGATAGGTAACTTTGGATAGTGACATTATCTTCCTCAGAGGCTGTCGCGCCTTGAAGGTTGGCATCTTGATTGCCGATATTACTGATATTGATGGCATATCGGATTCCTTTTGATATATCGCTCAGTATGCTGGCGTTGGTGATTTTTAGATCCGGACATTGTGCAATCGCTGCACCTAATGTCAAGCTCATAATCAAAGTAAAAAGTACTTTCATGTTGTTTATTTTTGTTTTGTGAAGATTATTGTGAACACAGGTATATTGCAGGATATGCCAGATGTTAACAGCGCCGGTCTTTTTTATTTTTTACTTTGATTGCTAACATTTTACCAGAATCGCTATATATGAAGGATTACATGTCAGATACACAGATGATTCAGGCTATTCAGTCTGGAGATTCTGAGGGAATAAAACAATTGTATCATCAATATTTTAAAATGATAGCAGACCTGGTGATTAATAATAGTGGATCAAAAGAAGATGCAGAAGACATCTTTCAGGAGACTTTGGTTGCATTTATTACTAAAGCGAGAGGTACTGATTTTAAGTTGACCTCCAAACTGAGCTCCTATCTGTATGCCATCAGCAACAATATGTGGCTCTATAGACTGAGGAAGATCAAAACCGGTCCGTTCGTACTCAAAGAAACTATGGAAGTAGCTGATATGGAGGACACAATACCTGAGATCATGGTGTTTGAGGAAAAACATGCATTGATAGCCAAGCTGTTTGACAAAATCAGCGTGGAGTGTCAAAAGATTCTTTCAGGATTTTATTTTGACGGAAAAGCACTTAAGGACATTGGCCATCAAATGAACTATACGGAGGGCTCTATACGAGTCAAGAAATCCAGATGTATGGATGGTTTGAAAAAACTCGTAGAAGAGCATCCCGATTACCTTCAATTAATTGAAAAATGAATCAAAAAGAATTACTCAATAAATACTTCCAGGATGAATTGACTCCGAATGAAATGACCTCTTTTGAGACATTTTATAATAAGGATGAGCAGTTTAAAAAAGAGGTTGATTTTCATAAAAGTGTGATAGCGGGTATCAAGATGGCTGGTATCGATAAAATCAGGCAGGAAGTAGCTACCATTCATGACGAAATAATGCCTTCCATTTACTCGGAGTTAAATTTTGAATCAGATCTTTCCAGGTCACTACAACTTAAAAATCAAGAAGCAATACGTAAAGAAATCCAACAGGCTACTAAAGGATTGGCTGGCACCAGGGTCGATTCTGAGGAAAAAGTGATAGGTAGTCCCCAGGCTAAAATAATTTCACTCCGAGCATGTAGGTCCCTCTCTATTGCCGCCTCTATTTTGCTCATACTCAGCCTGGGGATTTACTTTGTCAATAAACGCATTTCTCAAGACTCCAGCTGGGGGGTGGCCATGAGCAAGGCTTATGAATCCATCAGGTTAGGCTCCAATACTGCTGGCCTGGCAGATCCTAATCAATCTATCAGAACACACCAAAGAAGGGTGTTTGATTTGATAGATCAGCACCAATTTGACAGCGCCCGGCGAGCAAACCTGGAGTATTACCTGGATATACCGAAGGATGCTGGGTTTTACCTCAGTGAGGGACTCATCGATTACAAAGCCGGGGATATCAAAAGTGCAAAAAAGGCTTTTGACAAAGGTGAACAGCTTGGGGATCGATGTTTGTGTCGACTACTTTCAGCATTTACACAAGGTGAGCATAATAAAGCCACCCGAGATGTTATAAATGATGTAAAACAAAACCCAGCCTGTCAATCTTCTGAAATCGTAACTTCGATTCTGAGCCAGCTATCATTATGAGAGCCTGTACTATATTTCCAGTATTCTTTATCATTCCTTTTATCGCTTTTGGTCAAACGAGTAAACAGGCTTTGGTCACCGAAATATTCAATAGAATGTGTGCTGAACTAGAAGTACCTGAAGGAAGAAGACCCAGACTGGTTATTAAAAACGAAACTGGTACTGGAGCTTCTTATTCAAAACTATCCCACACCATCAGCATTGATAAAAAGTTGTTAGAAAGTTTTACTGCTTTTAAAGAACTGGAATCAAATGCCATCGCCTTTGTCGTGGGTCATGAGCTTTGCCATGCACTTGAAAAAGATAGACATGATACTCATTTTCTTGCTTATGACCAATCGCAGGGGGCCACGTATCTCAACGAACAAAATGCTGATATTCAGGGCGCGTTTCTAGCCTATATTTCCGGCTATAATTGTCTCCCCTTGATTGCCGAGACCATTGAAGTATTGTACAGTCAATATCACCTGAGTCCGCAACTAAAAGGATACCCAGATAAGTCAGAACGCATCGAGTCTGTTTTGTTGGTGCGAGAGCAAGTTGAATCCCTGATAGCACTTTTTAAAGCTGCCAACTTATTATTATTGGCCGAACACTATTCAAGCGCGGGATCAATTTTTGAAAAAATATCCCAATACTATCCCTCACCAGAAGTCAACTCCAATATTGCAGTCTCTTATATCCTGGAGGCCATAAATCTCGGGGCATATAATTATTTTAAGTATTCCCTGCCCATTGAAGTCAGTTGGAATCTTCGCCTTGAAAAACCAGGACTTGATCCCGGACAAAAGGACTATGAGCCGGAAATGATCAGAAAAAGAGAACTTTTATTCAAAAAAGCTGATATACAACTCAAAAAATCCCTGGAGTATAATCCAAATTCCTTTACCCTTTGGAACAATCTCATTTGCCTGAAAATACTGGCAGATGAGCTGGAGTTTGCAAAACAGATGATCAAAGAAATTGAAGTCAAGTTTGCCTCAAAAAGAGAAAGAGAACAACTCCAAATGTTATCGGGAACGATATTATTGATTGAAAATAAACGAAATGAGGCTGTCAGGAAGTTTAAAGGTATAGAATCGGCCTGGCTGAAGGAATTAATCAATAGGAACTTAGGTATTATACCCAATCCTTCACCAGCTTGCTACCCGGAGATTGTTGAGAAACCTGTTGGATTCAACGATCCTCTTTTGCAGCAGAAAAAAATTCGCCTCGATACGATTGATTTATATTGGAATCGAGAAGCATATAAGATAGTAACGCCATCTTCTTCGACCGAATTTGCAATGGTGTCAGTAGTCAACCGCTTACAATGTGCTCCACTCAAAGCCCTTGATAACAGGGGAATGCGGTGGTCAGGGGGAATATTGTCTATCAAAAATCCTGCTACCAGGGATCAGGTGTTCTATACCGTAAAAAAATGAAAAGGATCACAAGCGGTATTTGATGAGCAAACTATTAGAGGCCGTTTATCTTCCAATAGTTACTATATTTATACCAGAGATTGTATTAGATGAAACACCTTTTATTGGTAATTCTGGCACTATCGGCATCTATTTGTTTGTCACAACAGCTGCCCGATTTTGGATTATACCGTGAATATCAATCCTTTCTAAACCCGGCCTCCCTGCCCCATGATTATTTTAGGGAAGACCTTAACGCTCAGATCGGGCTCTCCTACCGTAGCCAATGGAATAGATTTGGTGACGGTTCACCGGTCACAGGCATATTGCATGGTACGTATATCGGTGATCAAAGCACTACAAAACTGACCTTGGGAGGAAACCTGATATTTGATAAAACCGGCCCTATAAATTATTTGGGTATGAATGCCAAGATAGGAGTGCTTTTTTCCGAGGATCCCTTATATGGTGGATTTTCGGCCGCCTTGACGATTGGATTGAAACAGATGAATATCCAGAAAGATAAACTCCGGGCCCAAAACCTTCCGGAGATCCTGGCTTCTATAGATGTGTTCAAGAGCTACACTCCAGACATAGGTATTGGCATTTATTATCACGCCCGCCTGGCCAATGAAGACAATTTCTATACCGGCTTATCCATGCCACAACTTTTTTCAATCAATGGGTTAAATTCAACAACCAATGCCAATATCACTGCACTTCCGCATTATTATGGCATGGTAGGGTACATCAAATATCTCAACGATTATAGTTTTTTGGAGACTACCGGGTGGGTGAGATATATTCAGAATGTACCCATCCATATCGATGCCAACTTAAAATATCAATTGGATCAAACTTTATGGCTGGGAGTAGGAGCCTCCAATTCAAAAGTCATTCACCTCGAGGCAGGGGTAGTGTTATATTCCAATATTGGGTTGGAAACCCCTATTCGCATCAGCTATTCCTATGAAGACGGGTTCAATGCCATAGCCAACCCATTTGGCAATACGCATGAGGTGAGTTTGTCCTATGCCTGGGACACCCGGAGGTAAGCGTGATAAAAAGCCTTTAACGATTTTAGATGAGGCTGATAGGAAGCCCATTTTAGGATAGTAGTTACTGTCGCCATGATTATAAAGCAATTAATCCAAATTTCAGCCTGGTTTTTAGCGAAAAGGACCATTGGAAGTCCATTGGTTCAAAGCAGGGTACCTTAAGCAATTTAAACTCATCACAAAGAATGATAAAAAGGTATTTTGTGTTATTCCTTAGCCACTCCTACAAATAAAAAAACCTGCAAATATCTCATTTACAGGCATTTATACAAAAACAAAAGTAGCTCCGAAGGGAATCGAACCCCTACCACTTGATCCGAATTCAAGTATTCTATCCATTGAACTACGGAGCCTCCTATTTTCGCTGCAAATCTAAGACTTTTAGCTTGTATTGCGAATGCAGACTTCACTTTTACATCGGAGATTGAACTGTAAAAAATTTTAAGCCGACTAAAATCAAGCTCATTTCATAATATTGCAGGCAACTACATGATGGCAATATTGGATATCAGGTTTGACCGGGAAGAGGAAACTGTCAGGAAAATCCTCGAGCTGCAAAGAAAAAACTTAAGGAAAAACCTGAGCCAGGCAGAAGCTGCATCCCAGGGATTTGTATTTGTGGAGCATGACTTTGGCACCCTTTCGAAGATTTGCAGCGAAGAGGCACCCGTCGTAGCCTATGATGGGCAGGATCTGGTGGGCTATGCAATCTGTATGAACAAAATTTTTTCTCAACAGGTACCCGAACTAAAGTTGTTTTTTGAACAGCTGGACCACCTGGTAGTTAATGGTCAGAGCCTTGGGGAGCAAACTTATATAGCTTGTGGCCAAATTTGTATTGCAAAAGCTTATCGTGGCCAAAACCTCATGAGCCGACTTTATCGGCATATGCAGAAACTCAATGTTCGGTATACGTATTGTGTAACTGAAATATCCACTCAAAACATCCGATCTTTGCAAGCACATCAAAAAGTAGGATTTAGACCGATCATGCAGCATGAAGGAGATGACGCAGAGATATGGGAAATCGTACTTTGGGAATGGAATTCTTAATTGTAAAAAATAGTTCAAATGAGCCATAAATCAAATCATACTTCAGAAGTATTACCAGAACTCCCGGAAATGGAGGGTTACCGTATCGTCATTGTCAATACTGCCTGGAACAGGAAAATCACTGAAAAGCTGGAAGTGGCGGCAATCAAAACCTTGTTAAAAGCTAAGGTTTTGAAAAATGATATCTCTGTCGTGACCGTACCCGGAGCTTTCGAATTGGTATTTGCTGCCAAAAGAGTGATCAAAGCGCTGGATCCACATGCCGTCATCTGCCTGGGCTGCATCATCAAAGGCGAAACCCCACATGATATATACCTCAGTGAAGCAGTATCTCAAGGCATCATGCAGCTGAATATTGACAAAGGAGTACCCGTGATATTTGGAGTATTGACTACAAACAATATGGATCAAGCTATGGACCGTGCCGGGGGTGAACACGGAAATAAAGGCGCTGAGGCCGCATTGGCAGCTTTGCACATGGCTTATTTTAATGAAAAAATATGATGCTTAAGCCCATCCTGGCAGGTACACTTAAATTAGATGGAGGTGCAATGTTTGGGGTAGTGCCCAAAAAAATTTGGAGCAAACTCATGCCTCCTGACGATCAAAATCTATGTACCTGGTCGATGCGCTGCCTGTACATCGAAGATGATGGGAAAAAAATACTAGTCGATACCGGTTTAGGGAACAAGCAAGATCCAAAGTTTTTAGCGCATTATGAACCTGCTGGAGATATTTTGATTTCGGATGCATTGCGAAAAAATGGGATTTCACCTGATGAAATCACCGATGTCATTTTAACTCATTTGCACTTTGATCACGTAGGCGGTGCTGTCTCCAGGACAGCAGATCATCAACTCCAGCTCGTATTTAAAAATGCCAATCACTGGGTGCTCGAAGCTCAATGGTTGAATGCGCTCCAACCCAATCAGAGAGAAAAGGCTTCATTTCTTTCGGAAAATATTCGACCCCTTTCTGAAATAATCAAATTTATTAATGGAACCCAAAATTTCAAAAATATAGAATTTGTTCGGGTAGATGGCCACACGGAGGGCATGATATTGCCGTTGATCCATCTTGACCAAAACAAAAAGATTTTATATACCGCCGATCTTTTCCCATCGACTCATCATGTCCACCTACCCTTTATCATGGCTTATGATATGCAGCCACTCGTCACCCTCATGGAAAAAGAAAAAGTATTAGAAAGGGTATACGAGGAAAACATTGCATTATTTTTTGAACATGATGTACATAACGAAGTCGGCATCGTCAATAAAAGTGCTGCCGGAAAATTCTTTGTGTCCAATACAATGTCTCTGGATGAGTGGCTGTCAAAATCGGATGAAATCATCTAACAAAGTACCCAAGGTATGCTGGGTAGTGGGGTCCACAAGCTGATTCTGAGCATTGAGCAAGGATTCGATTTTTGAGATTGGGAGGCGATTTGGAAAAACGATCATATTCATATACATCAGGATACTGGTCAGATGGTCCATGCCCCGAAGATTGCCTGCTCTACCAGAAGCGACCCCAATCAGGCAGGCTTTTTTGTGATAAAATGAATCCCTGGCATCTTTTACAGAGCATGCATCAATAAATAACTTAAGGATGCCGGGGAAACTGCCGTTGTATTCAGGGGCGATAAACACCATTTTGGTAGAAGGGATCAGCAAAGTATCTTTTATATGAGTGATCTCCGCTGAAATCGTATCCTTTTCATACATCGATACAGATTCAAACGCATTCATTTTTATATTAGTCAAGTCCAGCAGTTCAACCTTTTCCTCGTAGCGAGATTTACTGTATTCAAATACAAAGTCGCTGATAGGTTTACTTTGACTGGCCTGGCGGTTGGTTCCATGTATGATGAGCAGCATAAATATTCAAACAAACATAGCCAGGTTTGGTTCTAAAAAAAATAATTATTTAACGAGTCGGTCGTGCCACATGATTTATCTTTATCCGACCATGATACCCTCTGATACCTTTAAAACGATCCATCTTCCCGCTACCGGAATCTATAAAGAAAAAGGCAGTTCATTCATCAGCTATATTTATCCTTTGTTGGATGAGTCAAAAACAAAACCCATACTCGCTGAATTAAAAAAAGAACATGCAAAAGCCCGACATATATGTTATGCTTATCAGTGGGGACCTGACCCGGATTACACCCGTCACCAGGACGATGGAGAACCGAGTGGTACCGCCGGCAAACCTATCCTCGGCCAAATCAGAAGCCATCAATTAGAAAATGTACTCCTGGCAGTAGTGAGGTATTTTGGCGGTACGCTGCTGGGTGCTTCAGGATTGGGCACGGCTTACAAATCAGCTGCATTGGATGCCACTCAACATGGTGAAATCATCACCTTATCCCGCAATGTCTATTTTAAATTGACCTATTCTTATCCAATGGAAAAATATCTGGTTTCCTGGATAACAAAAATGGATGGTCTGGCTTTGGAAAAAGCATATGCTGAACAAATTAGTTCTGTAATATGCTTTCCGATTTCAACAAAAGAAATGATTTTACCCTCTTTGGACCGACATCACACAGAGTATCAATGGCCTGAACAAATACAGTGTGAATACCTAAGAGAAGATCGACACTAACGAATCAAAGTAATGTCACCATGCAAATATATTTTCTCTAAGGTCTGGGGACATTCGGCTTCTATCAGGTAAACATAGACGCCATTGGGTGCAACCTGGTTATGAAAAGAACCATCCCAGCCAATATCCAAATCATAGGTTTCAAATACAAGATCCCCTACCCGATCAAAAATCTTAAATGAAAGGATTTGATCAGCTGCCTTAGGGATGACATATAAAATATCGTTGATGCCATCCTGATTTGGGGTGAATACATTAGGCACTGCAAAAAAATCAGAGACAACGCAAGACTCCACGATATCTACCCAGACAGTTTGTTCGAGTATGCATGCTGTCGCGGGATCCAGAATCGTGAAAACATATTGGTGGCTGCTATCGCCGAAAAAAACAGGACCCGGACAATCTGTGCAAGACAAGTCTGTGCCCGGAAACCAAGTATAGACATATTGCGTGCCCGGATTAAAATTTCTATTGATTTTAACAGGAAGGTTGGCAATGGCATTGAAACGAATGGTGTCCTTGATGTTTACAAAGTCTATTACATTCAATTGGATTTGCTGCGTATCCGCTTGACAGGTTTTATTGCGGGCAATGACTTGATACAGACCTGATTGTTTGGCCAATACTTCAATGGTGGAGGTATTTTGGCCGGAAACAATATTAGGACCTTTCCACTGGTAGCTATCGGCTTCGCCGATCACACCTAATGACACGATATCATTGGGACAGACTGTGCGATCCGGCCCGTCTATGGAAGTAGTTAATAATACATTTATTCTGAAAGTATCAGTCACCATACAAAGGTCCTCCTGATGGGTCACAGTATAGGTGATAGACTTATCCGGAATAGACAAAGGCTCATCAGCGCCCTGATTATCCAGAAAATCACCCGGTCCCCATCTGACCATAGGGTAATTAGATTTTAACCTGACTTGTGAGCCAATACAAATTGTAGTATCTGCCGGGCCGGCAACGATCCTGGCAGAAAGCACATTGATTCGAATCGTATCAGATACCGGACATCCCTGGCTAAGTGCTTCTAAAAAATAAGCAGATGATCCCAGGGGCCGGAGAATGGGGTCCGTACAGTTAGTGCAGGATATGCCTGATGCCCCAGTCCATCTGGCATTT encodes:
- a CDS encoding caspase family protein codes for the protein MRLLIIICCILPFIARAQVYQTPVLDWSSLLGGGGQEEIMDITQLPDGRIAAVGFTTSKLYKKEDQYYFIVDADGKKIVERNFGSEQDDRALGLTGTYDGRLIYVGYVQIAGNFKTHKIPTLRKIDQNGNPVYSVIASTMDGYYKDIIELRPRQSIVIGQDNGKAVIAQYHNDSIEWLNIIPASVELNTIQAVSDSTFLVAGVALADDLAWYALYNDRGVQLWAKKGQKYYGAAKAIALENNWVAWLGGSYNDARTREDAYIMKISLKDGAIQAKTNLGGRYDDVFTSFVLTPDDKAYIGGKTYSHLRGGAKRSKAWMVQIDASSLKPIGDQYLWGGKQNNEITSMILSSDQRLILGAFTTSGEADRQDAWVMEIPTIEDQSEMMVPGLRMQELKVLDENGDGKIGYTESSTFQLSYQRTKDRIAGFPKFIVYIDGEKVAYDVFLNPSLQEDVFNIPYYRESELIGSHQVKIILLDGKNQRLDSIEKTVEFLPSDQSRIQFAFGVPVLRKTLDHGLPVISVPLSIKNISSGNLSDIKPNIILQEEIPYTIADTLLSIKSKESVTTMIELRPQEILTTDSVVLKVMAQYQAQIFSGVTTLPVKELLDPWVKARKEQTTVLIAEKLASKSFEQTGSISPLASEDYKKLPLDSFFLKQNTWKLEHGTVSSALKSFDPDKLNILWIDPDPVVTKNYFLAKRNKHALLLKLITQDQNADGLEPKLIIERPGRGIIDTVVMQLDQGVLLGSYQYNLQADIPLVEGENKISLSLWYRDELIKSSVKMIFKYEPPKSNLFVMAYGIPSGGLAQVSKDAADLAAAFSTQQGKLFSTIQTQVFNTPAQTATQEIKKSIRSIANDYFDFKRIKKNDVILIYISAHGSLIRDMLHIHASDYDPIYEDETTLSFQKDIQDKLKDIPCKKIFLIDACHSGAAGQVAAIADGIKGTEEDDLATALIKLSDASNDFYYLLSSSAGEVSYTDDSWGNSAFTKGILEALHDQSESTLQGIQHADEDGNRIIDLKEIFEYLQERVPVIIQSKKNLRSTQTPYTPNRAALKEIAIYVLEK
- a CDS encoding T9SS type A sorting domain-containing protein, with amino-acid sequence MKVLFTLIMSLTLGAAIAQCPDLKITNASILSDISKGIRYAINISNIGNQDANLQGATASEEDNVTIQSYLSNDQVIDAQDKRIQDVLLGVSPLTVIKPGEVFSIVNKDSVVATGYRFLIIKIDPLNKLNECAELNNVFVLELYNNQLTLETTMIEGFKGQSIEIPVYASDFYNILGFQFSMSFSNPSLFRIDSVGNLGLNDLNRNDIQVKNDNRVGVVWFSPLQSGLSFNGRRKIFSLYVTLTGEHGQCTDIRFDDSFLTIEFISSTPLGDPIRPALIDGKVCIQNLVECSGKVILANNTPIPNTLVSANQSTALTDLSGRYLIKDLIPGINYTVSASKFDSYASGLSVMDIVLIKKHLLQIQLLPTPYQIIAADVNGDLTISVQDMVLIRDLILGFVPNFGKTPVWQFIPKDYKFKNPLNPLAENYPIAYSLPNLKSNKITLDFIGIKTGDVSLDWTGQLTPSLESRAATYFILALQDQNLMANTEYTLPVYTRQFNNISAFQFALNLNPDIQLEQVMAPALPDFTVSNYSINDHVLRTLWYDSRSNGGRFVKDNDTLLLIRFKTTKAMNAKNLFTIDPNAINPEGIHQQGWYFDIKMEIKPALTHKVIAASFIELSMYPNPVSEVLHLTLNNNVPDNLPTSIRITDQNGRTVSVQTLTPGQTQATINTSDWISGRYIITAVSGSRRISKNLLCIH
- a CDS encoding sigma-70 family RNA polymerase sigma factor → MKDYMSDTQMIQAIQSGDSEGIKQLYHQYFKMIADLVINNSGSKEDAEDIFQETLVAFITKARGTDFKLTSKLSSYLYAISNNMWLYRLRKIKTGPFVLKETMEVADMEDTIPEIMVFEEKHALIAKLFDKISVECQKILSGFYFDGKALKDIGHQMNYTEGSIRVKKSRCMDGLKKLVEEHPDYLQLIEK
- a CDS encoding PorP/SprF family type IX secretion system membrane protein; its protein translation is MKHLLLVILALSASICLSQQLPDFGLYREYQSFLNPASLPHDYFREDLNAQIGLSYRSQWNRFGDGSPVTGILHGTYIGDQSTTKLTLGGNLIFDKTGPINYLGMNAKIGVLFSEDPLYGGFSAALTIGLKQMNIQKDKLRAQNLPEILASIDVFKSYTPDIGIGIYYHARLANEDNFYTGLSMPQLFSINGLNSTTNANITALPHYYGMVGYIKYLNDYSFLETTGWVRYIQNVPIHIDANLKYQLDQTLWLGVGASNSKVIHLEAGVVLYSNIGLETPIRISYSYEDGFNAIANPFGNTHEVSLSYAWDTRR
- a CDS encoding GNAT family N-acetyltransferase, with the protein product MMAILDIRFDREEETVRKILELQRKNLRKNLSQAEAASQGFVFVEHDFGTLSKICSEEAPVVAYDGQDLVGYAICMNKIFSQQVPELKLFFEQLDHLVVNGQSLGEQTYIACGQICIAKAYRGQNLMSRLYRHMQKLNVRYTYCVTEISTQNIRSLQAHQKVGFRPIMQHEGDDAEIWEIVLWEWNS